A single window of Malus sylvestris chromosome 5, drMalSylv7.2, whole genome shotgun sequence DNA harbors:
- the LOC126623795 gene encoding NADH dehydrogenase [ubiquinone] 1 alpha subcomplex subunit 9, mitochondrial-like: protein MQAVSKRVGHQYLTQSSSISSLKSIYPLSDHYYGADRPKYGSTLATKGVGHLVRKGTGGRSSVSGIVAAVFGSTGFLGRYLVQQLAKMGSQVLVPFRGSEDSHRHLKLMGDLGQIVPMKYNPRDEDSIKAVMAKANVVINLIGRDFETRNFSFEEVNHSMAQQLATISKEHGGIMRFIQVSCLGASSSSPSRFLSTKATAEEAVLSELPEATILRPAVMVGTEDRILNRWAFFAKKYGFLPLIGDGSTKFQPVYVVDVAGAIVAALKDDGTSMGKIYELGGPEVFTMHQLAELMFDTIREWPRYVKVPLPIAKAMGAPREILLNKVPFPLPNPEIFNRDQILAQATDTLVSENALTFSDLGLVPHKLKGYPIEYLIQFRKGGPNYGSTVSERVSPDAWP from the exons ATGCAGGCCGTCTCGAAGCGCGTTGGGCACCAGTATCTGACCCAATCATCTTCCATCTCGTCGCTCAAGTCAATTTACCCCCTTTCCGATCACT ATTATGGAGCTGATCGTCCAAAATACGGATCTACCCTCGCCACCAAGGGAGTGGGGCACCTTGTGCGCAAGGGAACAGGTGGAAGATCATCTGTTAG TGGCATTGTTGCTGCAGTCTTTGGATCTACGGGGTTCCTTGGGCGTTATCTTGTGCAACAACTTG CCAAAATGGGAAGTCAGGTGTTAGTTCCTTTCCGTGGTTCTGAGGACTCCCATCGTCACCTCAAGTTAATGGGGGATTTGGGACAG ATAGTACCAATGAAATACAATCCGCGAGATGAAGATTCAATTAAGGCAGTCATGGCAAAAGCAAACGTGGTTATCAATCTCATTG GGAGGGATTTTGAGACAAGAAACTTTAGCTTTGAGGAAGTGAATCATTCCATGGCACAACAACTGGCAACG ATTTCCAAAGAACATGGGGGTATCATGAGATTTATTCAAGTTTCTTGCTTGGGGGCATCTTCCTCGTCCCCCTCCAGATTCTTAAGTACTAAAGCTACTGCAGAGGAAGCTGTTTTAAGTGAATTGCCTGAG GCCACCATTTTGAGACCTGCTGTGATGGTTGGTACTGAGGATCGGATTTTGAATCGCTGGGCCTTTTTTGCAAAAAAATATGGCTTTCTTCCGCTTATTGGGGATGGATCTACGAA ATTCCAACCGGTATATGTTGTTGATGTTGCTGGGGCAATCGTGGCAGCCTTGAAAGATGATGGTACCAGCATGGGAAAAATTTATGAACTTGGTGGGCCTGAGGTCTTTACAATGCATCAATTG GCAGAGCTTATGTTTGATACAATCCGTGAATGGCCTCGCTACGTGAAGGTTCCTCTCCCAATTGCAAAG GCAATGGGAGCTCCACGAGAAATATTGCTCAACAAAGTTCCATTTCCATTACCTAATCCTGAAATCTTCAACCGAGATCAAATCCTTGCCCAAGCTACAGATACACTTGTGTCAGAAAATG CTTTGACATTCAGTGATCTTGGACTTGTGCCCCATAAGCTGAAGGGTTACCCTATTGAGTATCTTATCCAATTTCGCAAGGGTGGCCCAAATTACGGTTCTACAGTCAGTGAAAGAGTGTCTCCAGATGCTTGGCCATGA
- the LOC126622092 gene encoding ABC transporter C family member 5-like isoform X2 yields MGPTILLHGGIPSFSPAAQQSSITLLTALQGLPVLELASILINLVLFVGFLCILLARRVFGCLSRIRILKDDSDLNSSSIRRNSAVDGGTREVRVGRDFKFSVFCCFYVLFVQVLVLGFDGVGLIRERSNGNVVDWSVMVLPAAQALASFVLSFSALHCKFKACEKFPLLLRVWWSVSFLICLCTLYVDGRAFAIEGSKHMSSHVVANLAVTPALAFLCFVACRGVTGIQVSGPSDLQEPLLEEEAGCLKVSPYHDAGLFSLATLSWMNPLLSIGAKRPLEIKDIPLLAPQDRAKTNYKILNSNWEKVKAENRSGQPSLAWAILRSFWKEGACNAVFAGLNTLVSYVGPFMISYFVDYLGGIETFPHEGYILAGTFFAAKLVETLTTRQWYLGVDILGMHVRSALTAMVYRKGLRLSSSAKQSHTSGEIVNYMAVDVQRIGDYSWYLQDMWMLPMQIILALAILYKNVGIASVATLIATIISIVLTVPVAKIQEEYQDKLMTAKDERMRKTSECLRNMRILKLQAWEDRYRLKLEEMRGVEFKWLRKALYSQAFITFMFWSSPIFVSAVTFGTSIFLGHQLTAGGVLSALATFRILQEPLRNFPDLVSMMAQTKVSLDRISGFLQEEELQEDATIVLPRGISTTSIEIEDGVFCWDPSSPRPTLSGIQMKVERGMRVAVCGMVGAGKSSFLSCILGEIPKISGEVRLCGTAAYVPQSAWIQSGNIEENILFGSPMDKPKYKKVIHACSLKKDLELFSHGDQTIIGDRGINLSGGQKQRVQLARALYQDADIYLLDDPFSAVDAHTGSELFKEYILTALEDKTVVFVTHQVEFLPAADLILVLKGGRIIQAGKYDDLLQAGTDFKSLVSAHHEAIEAMDIPNNSSGDSDQSLCLDTGLRKNCDKPSSSVDCLAKEVQEGVSASEQKAIKEKKKAKRSRKKQLVQEEERVRGRVSMKVYFSYMAAAYKGLLIPPIIIAQTVFQFLQIASSWWMAWANPQTEGDQPKVSSMVLLCVYMALAFGSSWFIFVRAVLVATFGLAAAQKLFVKMLRSVFRAPMSFFDSTPAGRILNRVSIDQSVVDLDIPFRLGGFASTTIQLIGIVGVMTTVTWQVLLLVIPMAIACLWMQKYYMASSRELVRIVSIQKSPIIHLFGESIAGAATIRGFGQEKRFMKRNLYLLDCFARPFFCSIAAIEWLCLRMELLSTFVFAFCMILLVSFPHGSIDPSMAGLAVTYGLNLNARLSRWILSFCKLENKIISIERIYQYSQIPSEAPSVIEDSQPPSTWPENGAIDIIDLKVRYKENLPVVLHGVTCSFPGGKNIGIVGRTGSGKSTLIQALFRLIEPSAGRILIDNVDISTIGLHDLRSRLSIIPQDPTLFEGTIRLNLDPLEEHLDHEIWQALDKSQLGDIIREKEQKLDAPVLENGDNWSVGQRQLVSLGRALLKQAKILVLDEATASVDTATDNLIQKIIRTEFKNCTVCTIAHRIPTVIDSDLVLVLSDGRVAYQNFDSDVMADNL; encoded by the exons ATGGGTCCCACTATCCTCCTCCATGGAGGCATCCCTTCGTTTTCTCCAGCAGCTCAGCAATCCTCAATTACCCTTTTGACAGCTCTTCAGGGTTTGCCTGTTTTGGAGCTCGCTTCAATTCTCATCAATTTGGTGCTCTTTGTTGGGTTCCTCTGCATCCTCTTAGCTCGCCGGGTGTTTGGTTGTCTGAGTCGGATTAGAATCCTCAAGGATGATTCGGATTTGAATTCGAGCTCAATTCGGCGTAATAGTGCTGTGGATGGAGGAACTCGTGAGGTTAGAGTTGGAAGAGACTTCAAATTTTCGGTCTTTTGTTGCTTCTATGTGTTGTTTGTGCAAGTTTTGGTGTTGGGTTTTGATGGGGTTGGTCTGATAAGGGAGAGAAGTAATGGGAATGTTGTGGATTGGTCTGTGATGGTCTTGCCTGCTGCACAAGCTTTGGCTTCGTTCGTGCTGAGCTTTTCGGCTCTGCATTGTAAGTTCAAGGCATGTGAGAAATTCCCACTGCTTTTGAGGGTCTGGTGGTCTGTGTCATTTCTGATTTGCTTGTGCACTTTATATGTTGATGGGAGAGCTTTTGCAATTGAAGGATCGAAacacatgagttctcatgttgTGGCAAATCTCGCTGTGACACCGGCCCTAGCGTTTCTTTGTTTCGTTGCCTGTAGGGGTGTTACTGGTATTCAAGTTTCTGGACCATCTGATCTTCAAGAGCCATtgcttgaagaagaagcaggGTGTCTTAAGGTTAGCCCTTATCATGATGCCGGGCTTTTCAGCTTAGCCACACTGTCTTGGATGAACCCGCTTCTTTCAATTGGGGCAAAAAGACCGCTTGAGATCAAGGACATTCCACTTCTTGCACCACAAGATCGAGCCAAAACTAATTATAAGATCTTGAATTCAAATTGGGAGAAAGTGAAGGCTGAAAACCGTTCAGGACAGCCTTCTTTAGCCTGGGCAATTCTCAGGTCCTTTTGGAAGGAGGGAGCTTGTAATGCTGTATTTGCTGGATTAAATACTCTTGTTTCATATGTGGGTCCGTTTATGATTAGCTATTTTGTTGATTATTTGGGGGGGATAGAGACTTTCCCTCATGAAGGGTATATTCTTGCCGGTACTTTCTTTGCAGCAAAGCTTGTTGAGACCTTAACAACCCGGCAGTGGTATCTTGGGGTAGACATTTTGGGTATGCATGTAAGATCAGCTCTAACGGCAATGGTATACCGAAAGGGACTCAGACTTTCCAGCTCGGCCAAGCAGAGTCACACTAGTGGAGAGATTGTTAACTACATGGCTGTTGATGTGCAAAGGATAGGGGACTACTCTTGGTATCTCCAGGACATGTGGATGCTTCCCATGCAAATCATTCTCGCCCTTGCAATTTTGTACAAGAATGTTGGAATCGCTTCTGTTGCAACCTTGATTGCCACCATTATCTCCATTGTTCTTACTGTTCCTGTGGCAAAGATACAAGAAGAATATCAAGACAAGTTGATGACTGCCAAGGATGAAAGAATGAGGAAGACTTCAGAGTGCCTGCGAAACATGAGGATTCTCAAGTTGCAAGCTTGGGAGGACCGGTACCGATTGAAGTTAGAGGAGATGCGTGGTGTGGAGTTCAAGTGGCTACGCAAAGCTCTCTACTCTCAAGCTTTTATTACATTCATGTTCTGGAGCTCTCCTATATTTGTTTCAGCCGTAACTTTTGGTACCTCTATATTCTTGGGTCACCAGCTGACTGCAGGTGGTGTGCTTTCTGCTCTAGCCACTTTCAGGATACTCCAAGAACCACTCAGGAATTTCCCTGACCTTGTATCAATGATGGCACAGACAAAAGTTTCCCTTGATCGAATTTCTGGATTCCTGCAGGAGGAAGAGTTGCAGGAGGACGCAACAATAGTCCTGCCACGAGGCATCTCAACCACGTCAATAGAAATTGAAGATGGTGTCTTTTGCTGGGACCCTTCCTCTCCCAGGCCAACATTATCAGGAATACAGATGAAAGTGGAAAGAGGGATGCGTGTGGCTGTTTGTGGAATGGTTGGGGCTGGCAAGTCAAGCTTTCTCTCTTGCATCCTTGGTGAGATCCCGAAAATCTCCGGTGAA GTAAGGCTATGTGGTACTGCTGCCTATGTTCCTCAGTCAGCATGGATACAGTCTGgaaatattgaagaaaatattCTTTTTGGTAGCCCAATGGATAAACCAAAGTACAAGAAGGTTATCCATGCTTGTTCACTGAAAAAGGATTTGGAACTTTTCTCACATGGAGACCAGACCATAATCGGTGATAGGGGTATAAATCTGAGTGGTGGCCAGAAGCAACGTGTGCAGCTTGCAAGGGCACTGTATCAAGATGCTGACATTTATTTACTTGATGACCCCTTTAGTGCAGTTGATGCACACACTGGGTCAGAGTTGTTTAAG GAATACATATTGACAGCATTAGAAGATAAAACTGTGGTCTTTGTGACCCATCAAGTTGAATTTCTGCCTGCTGCTGATTTGATACTG GTTCTTAAAGGAGGGCGCATCATACAGGCAGGAAAATATGATGATCTTTTACAGGCAGGAACTGATTTCAAATCACTAGTCTCAGCTCACCATGAAGCAATTGAAGCTATGGATATTCCCAATAACTCATCGGGAGATTCAGATCAAAGCTTGTGTCTGGATACTGGGCTCCGAAAAAATTGTGATAAACCTAGCAGTAGTGTTGACTGTTTGGCAAAGGAAGTGCAAGAAGGTGTGTCAGCTTCAGAGCAGAAAGcaattaaagagaaaaagaaagcaaagcGCTCAAGAAAAAAGCAGCTTGTCCAAGAAGAGGAAAGGGTAAGAGGAAGGGTCAGCATGAAGGTCTACTTTTCGTATATGGCTGCAGCATATAAAGGATTGCTGATTCCACCAATAATCATTGCACAAACAGTATTTCAGTTTCTTCaaattgctagtagttggtggATGGCTTGGGCAAATCCCCAAACAGAAGGAGACCAACCGAAAGTGAGTTCGATGGTCCTTCTTTGTGTTTACATGGCCCTTGCATTCGGAAGCTCTTGGTTTATATTTGTTAGGGCTGTTTTGGTAGCTACGTTTGGTCTAGCAGCTGCTCAGAAATTGTTTGTGAAGATGCTTAGAAGTGTGTTCCGGGCACCAATGTCTTTCTTTGACTCTACTCCTGCTGGACGGATCTTGAATCGT GTATCAATTGATCAAAGTGTGGTGGATCTTGATATTCCTTTTAGACTTGGTGGGTTCGCTTCAACGACAATACAACTTATTGGTATTGTTGGTGTGATGACAACAGTTACCTGGCAAGTTTTGCTGCTTGTTATTCCTATGGCCATTGCTTGTTTGTGGATGCAG AAATACTACATGGCTTCATCAAGGGAACTGGTCCGAATTGTTAGCATCCAGAAGTCTCCAATTATCCATCTTTTTGGCGAGTCAATTGCTGGAGCTGCCACTATAAGAGGATTTGGACAAGAAAAAAGGTTCATGAAGAGGAACCTTTATCTTCTTGATTGTTTCGCTCGCCCTTTCTTCTGCAGTATTGCAGCTATTGAATGGCTCTGTCTGCGCATGGAATTACTCTCAACTTTTGTATTTGCTTTCTGCATGATTCTACTTGTGAGCTTTCCACATGGGAGTATCGATCCAA GCATGGCTGGCCTCGCTGTCACATATGGTCTGAATTTAAATGCACGCCTATCACGATGGATACTTAGCTTTTGCAAGcttgaaaacaaaattatttcTATTGAAAGGATATATCAGTACAGTCAAATCCCAAGTGAAGCTCCATCCGTTATTGAGGATTCTCAACCTCCATCTACATGGCCAGAGAATGGAGCAATTGACATAATTGATTTAAAG GTTCGCTACAAGGAAAATCTTCCTGTTGTCCTTCATGGGGTTACTTGTAGTTTTCCCGGTGGAAAGAATATTGGAATTGTTGGGCGTACTGGAAGTGGTAAATCTACTTTGATCCAGGCATTATTTCGACTAATTGAACCATCAGCTGGGAGGATCCTTATAGACAATGTTGATATTTCGACAATTGGTCTTCATGATCTCCGAAGTCGTCTCAGTATCATACCCCAGGATCCTACCTTATTTGAAGGGACCATTAGGCTCAATCTTGATCCCCTTGAAGAGCATTTGGATCATGAAATTTGGCAG GCACTTGACAAGTCTCAGCTTGGAGACATAATCCGTGAAAAGGAGCAAAAGCTTGATGCACCAG TACTGGAAAATGGAGATAATTGGAGTGTGGGTCAGCGGCAACTGGTTTCTCTTGGAAGAGCATTGCTTAAGCAGGCAAAAATATTGGTGCTTGATGAAGCAACAGCATCGGTTGATACAGCTACAGACAATCTTATCCAGAAAATTATTCGAACAGAGTTTAAGAACTGTACTGTGTGCACGATTGCACATCGTATCCCAACCGTCATTGATAGTGATCTAGTGCTGGTACTCAGTGATG GTCGAGTGGCATACCAGAATTTTGATTCGGATGTCATGGCCGATAACCTTTGA
- the LOC126622092 gene encoding ABC transporter C family member 5-like isoform X1, giving the protein MGPTILLHGGIPSFSPAAQQSSITLLTALQGLPVLELASILINLVLFVGFLCILLARRVFGCLSRIRILKDDSDLNSSSIRRNSAVDGGTREVRVGRDFKFSVFCCFYVLFVQVLVLGFDGVGLIRERSNGNVVDWSVMVLPAAQALASFVLSFSALHCKFKACEKFPLLLRVWWSVSFLICLCTLYVDGRAFAIEGSKHMSSHVVANLAVTPALAFLCFVACRGVTGIQVSGPSDLQEPLLEEEAGCLKVSPYHDAGLFSLATLSWMNPLLSIGAKRPLEIKDIPLLAPQDRAKTNYKILNSNWEKVKAENRSGQPSLAWAILRSFWKEGACNAVFAGLNTLVSYVGPFMISYFVDYLGGIETFPHEGYILAGTFFAAKLVETLTTRQWYLGVDILGMHVRSALTAMVYRKGLRLSSSAKQSHTSGEIVNYMAVDVQRIGDYSWYLQDMWMLPMQIILALAILYKNVGIASVATLIATIISIVLTVPVAKIQEEYQDKLMTAKDERMRKTSECLRNMRILKLQAWEDRYRLKLEEMRGVEFKWLRKALYSQAFITFMFWSSPIFVSAVTFGTSIFLGHQLTAGGVLSALATFRILQEPLRNFPDLVSMMAQTKVSLDRISGFLQEEELQEDATIVLPRGISTTSIEIEDGVFCWDPSSPRPTLSGIQMKVERGMRVAVCGMVGAGKSSFLSCILGEIPKISGEVRLCGTAAYVPQSAWIQSGNIEENILFGSPMDKPKYKKVIHACSLKKDLELFSHGDQTIIGDRGINLSGGQKQRVQLARALYQDADIYLLDDPFSAVDAHTGSELFKEYILTALEDKTVVFVTHQVEFLPAADLILVLKGGRIIQAGKYDDLLQAGTDFKSLVSAHHEAIEAMDIPNNSSGDSDQSLCLDTGLRKNCDKPSSSVDCLAKEVQEGVSASEQKAIKEKKKAKRSRKKQLVQEEERVRGRVSMKVYFSYMAAAYKGLLIPPIIIAQTVFQFLQIASSWWMAWANPQTEGDQPKVSSMVLLCVYMALAFGSSWFIFVRAVLVATFGLAAAQKLFVKMLRSVFRAPMSFFDSTPAGRILNRVSIDQSVVDLDIPFRLGGFASTTIQLIGIVGVMTTVTWQVLLLVIPMAIACLWMQKYYMASSRELVRIVSIQKSPIIHLFGESIAGAATIRGFGQEKRFMKRNLYLLDCFARPFFCSIAAIEWLCLRMELLSTFVFAFCMILLVSFPHGSIDPSMAGLAVTYGLNLNARLSRWILSFCKLENKIISIERIYQYSQIPSEAPSVIEDSQPPSTWPENGAIDIIDLKVRYKENLPVVLHGVTCSFPGGKNIGIVGRTGSGKSTLIQALFRLIEPSAGRILIDNVDISTIGLHDLRSRLSIIPQDPTLFEGTIRLNLDPLEEHLDHEIWQALDKSQLGDIIREKEQKLDAPVLENGDNWSVGQRQLVSLGRALLKQAKILVLDEATASVDTATDNLIQKIIRTEFKNCTVCTIAHRIPTVIDSDLVLVLSDGRVAEFDTPIRLLEDKSSMFLKLVTEYSSRSSGIPEF; this is encoded by the exons ATGGGTCCCACTATCCTCCTCCATGGAGGCATCCCTTCGTTTTCTCCAGCAGCTCAGCAATCCTCAATTACCCTTTTGACAGCTCTTCAGGGTTTGCCTGTTTTGGAGCTCGCTTCAATTCTCATCAATTTGGTGCTCTTTGTTGGGTTCCTCTGCATCCTCTTAGCTCGCCGGGTGTTTGGTTGTCTGAGTCGGATTAGAATCCTCAAGGATGATTCGGATTTGAATTCGAGCTCAATTCGGCGTAATAGTGCTGTGGATGGAGGAACTCGTGAGGTTAGAGTTGGAAGAGACTTCAAATTTTCGGTCTTTTGTTGCTTCTATGTGTTGTTTGTGCAAGTTTTGGTGTTGGGTTTTGATGGGGTTGGTCTGATAAGGGAGAGAAGTAATGGGAATGTTGTGGATTGGTCTGTGATGGTCTTGCCTGCTGCACAAGCTTTGGCTTCGTTCGTGCTGAGCTTTTCGGCTCTGCATTGTAAGTTCAAGGCATGTGAGAAATTCCCACTGCTTTTGAGGGTCTGGTGGTCTGTGTCATTTCTGATTTGCTTGTGCACTTTATATGTTGATGGGAGAGCTTTTGCAATTGAAGGATCGAAacacatgagttctcatgttgTGGCAAATCTCGCTGTGACACCGGCCCTAGCGTTTCTTTGTTTCGTTGCCTGTAGGGGTGTTACTGGTATTCAAGTTTCTGGACCATCTGATCTTCAAGAGCCATtgcttgaagaagaagcaggGTGTCTTAAGGTTAGCCCTTATCATGATGCCGGGCTTTTCAGCTTAGCCACACTGTCTTGGATGAACCCGCTTCTTTCAATTGGGGCAAAAAGACCGCTTGAGATCAAGGACATTCCACTTCTTGCACCACAAGATCGAGCCAAAACTAATTATAAGATCTTGAATTCAAATTGGGAGAAAGTGAAGGCTGAAAACCGTTCAGGACAGCCTTCTTTAGCCTGGGCAATTCTCAGGTCCTTTTGGAAGGAGGGAGCTTGTAATGCTGTATTTGCTGGATTAAATACTCTTGTTTCATATGTGGGTCCGTTTATGATTAGCTATTTTGTTGATTATTTGGGGGGGATAGAGACTTTCCCTCATGAAGGGTATATTCTTGCCGGTACTTTCTTTGCAGCAAAGCTTGTTGAGACCTTAACAACCCGGCAGTGGTATCTTGGGGTAGACATTTTGGGTATGCATGTAAGATCAGCTCTAACGGCAATGGTATACCGAAAGGGACTCAGACTTTCCAGCTCGGCCAAGCAGAGTCACACTAGTGGAGAGATTGTTAACTACATGGCTGTTGATGTGCAAAGGATAGGGGACTACTCTTGGTATCTCCAGGACATGTGGATGCTTCCCATGCAAATCATTCTCGCCCTTGCAATTTTGTACAAGAATGTTGGAATCGCTTCTGTTGCAACCTTGATTGCCACCATTATCTCCATTGTTCTTACTGTTCCTGTGGCAAAGATACAAGAAGAATATCAAGACAAGTTGATGACTGCCAAGGATGAAAGAATGAGGAAGACTTCAGAGTGCCTGCGAAACATGAGGATTCTCAAGTTGCAAGCTTGGGAGGACCGGTACCGATTGAAGTTAGAGGAGATGCGTGGTGTGGAGTTCAAGTGGCTACGCAAAGCTCTCTACTCTCAAGCTTTTATTACATTCATGTTCTGGAGCTCTCCTATATTTGTTTCAGCCGTAACTTTTGGTACCTCTATATTCTTGGGTCACCAGCTGACTGCAGGTGGTGTGCTTTCTGCTCTAGCCACTTTCAGGATACTCCAAGAACCACTCAGGAATTTCCCTGACCTTGTATCAATGATGGCACAGACAAAAGTTTCCCTTGATCGAATTTCTGGATTCCTGCAGGAGGAAGAGTTGCAGGAGGACGCAACAATAGTCCTGCCACGAGGCATCTCAACCACGTCAATAGAAATTGAAGATGGTGTCTTTTGCTGGGACCCTTCCTCTCCCAGGCCAACATTATCAGGAATACAGATGAAAGTGGAAAGAGGGATGCGTGTGGCTGTTTGTGGAATGGTTGGGGCTGGCAAGTCAAGCTTTCTCTCTTGCATCCTTGGTGAGATCCCGAAAATCTCCGGTGAA GTAAGGCTATGTGGTACTGCTGCCTATGTTCCTCAGTCAGCATGGATACAGTCTGgaaatattgaagaaaatattCTTTTTGGTAGCCCAATGGATAAACCAAAGTACAAGAAGGTTATCCATGCTTGTTCACTGAAAAAGGATTTGGAACTTTTCTCACATGGAGACCAGACCATAATCGGTGATAGGGGTATAAATCTGAGTGGTGGCCAGAAGCAACGTGTGCAGCTTGCAAGGGCACTGTATCAAGATGCTGACATTTATTTACTTGATGACCCCTTTAGTGCAGTTGATGCACACACTGGGTCAGAGTTGTTTAAG GAATACATATTGACAGCATTAGAAGATAAAACTGTGGTCTTTGTGACCCATCAAGTTGAATTTCTGCCTGCTGCTGATTTGATACTG GTTCTTAAAGGAGGGCGCATCATACAGGCAGGAAAATATGATGATCTTTTACAGGCAGGAACTGATTTCAAATCACTAGTCTCAGCTCACCATGAAGCAATTGAAGCTATGGATATTCCCAATAACTCATCGGGAGATTCAGATCAAAGCTTGTGTCTGGATACTGGGCTCCGAAAAAATTGTGATAAACCTAGCAGTAGTGTTGACTGTTTGGCAAAGGAAGTGCAAGAAGGTGTGTCAGCTTCAGAGCAGAAAGcaattaaagagaaaaagaaagcaaagcGCTCAAGAAAAAAGCAGCTTGTCCAAGAAGAGGAAAGGGTAAGAGGAAGGGTCAGCATGAAGGTCTACTTTTCGTATATGGCTGCAGCATATAAAGGATTGCTGATTCCACCAATAATCATTGCACAAACAGTATTTCAGTTTCTTCaaattgctagtagttggtggATGGCTTGGGCAAATCCCCAAACAGAAGGAGACCAACCGAAAGTGAGTTCGATGGTCCTTCTTTGTGTTTACATGGCCCTTGCATTCGGAAGCTCTTGGTTTATATTTGTTAGGGCTGTTTTGGTAGCTACGTTTGGTCTAGCAGCTGCTCAGAAATTGTTTGTGAAGATGCTTAGAAGTGTGTTCCGGGCACCAATGTCTTTCTTTGACTCTACTCCTGCTGGACGGATCTTGAATCGT GTATCAATTGATCAAAGTGTGGTGGATCTTGATATTCCTTTTAGACTTGGTGGGTTCGCTTCAACGACAATACAACTTATTGGTATTGTTGGTGTGATGACAACAGTTACCTGGCAAGTTTTGCTGCTTGTTATTCCTATGGCCATTGCTTGTTTGTGGATGCAG AAATACTACATGGCTTCATCAAGGGAACTGGTCCGAATTGTTAGCATCCAGAAGTCTCCAATTATCCATCTTTTTGGCGAGTCAATTGCTGGAGCTGCCACTATAAGAGGATTTGGACAAGAAAAAAGGTTCATGAAGAGGAACCTTTATCTTCTTGATTGTTTCGCTCGCCCTTTCTTCTGCAGTATTGCAGCTATTGAATGGCTCTGTCTGCGCATGGAATTACTCTCAACTTTTGTATTTGCTTTCTGCATGATTCTACTTGTGAGCTTTCCACATGGGAGTATCGATCCAA GCATGGCTGGCCTCGCTGTCACATATGGTCTGAATTTAAATGCACGCCTATCACGATGGATACTTAGCTTTTGCAAGcttgaaaacaaaattatttcTATTGAAAGGATATATCAGTACAGTCAAATCCCAAGTGAAGCTCCATCCGTTATTGAGGATTCTCAACCTCCATCTACATGGCCAGAGAATGGAGCAATTGACATAATTGATTTAAAG GTTCGCTACAAGGAAAATCTTCCTGTTGTCCTTCATGGGGTTACTTGTAGTTTTCCCGGTGGAAAGAATATTGGAATTGTTGGGCGTACTGGAAGTGGTAAATCTACTTTGATCCAGGCATTATTTCGACTAATTGAACCATCAGCTGGGAGGATCCTTATAGACAATGTTGATATTTCGACAATTGGTCTTCATGATCTCCGAAGTCGTCTCAGTATCATACCCCAGGATCCTACCTTATTTGAAGGGACCATTAGGCTCAATCTTGATCCCCTTGAAGAGCATTTGGATCATGAAATTTGGCAG GCACTTGACAAGTCTCAGCTTGGAGACATAATCCGTGAAAAGGAGCAAAAGCTTGATGCACCAG TACTGGAAAATGGAGATAATTGGAGTGTGGGTCAGCGGCAACTGGTTTCTCTTGGAAGAGCATTGCTTAAGCAGGCAAAAATATTGGTGCTTGATGAAGCAACAGCATCGGTTGATACAGCTACAGACAATCTTATCCAGAAAATTATTCGAACAGAGTTTAAGAACTGTACTGTGTGCACGATTGCACATCGTATCCCAACCGTCATTGATAGTGATCTAGTGCTGGTACTCAGTGATG GTCGAGTGGCAGAGTTTGATACTCCTATACGACTATTAGAAGATAAGTCATCCATGTTTCTAAAATTGGTGACAGAGTATTCATCTAGGTCGAGTGGCATACCAGAATTTTGA